A segment of the Alistipes provencensis genome:
GTGGTCGAGAACCCCGTGCCCGACGACCAACTGGAGCACCTCAAGAAGATTTTCGACAAGCCCGACATCGAGATCAAGGCGGGTTACCTGAACAACCTCGAACTGCGCTGCAACAACGAGCTGGCGCGCCACAAGCTGCTCGACCTGCTGGGCGACTTCGCCCTGCTGGGCGTGCGGATCAAAGGCCGCGTTTGGGCCACCCGCCCGGGCCACTTCGCCAATACGGAGTTCATGAAGCAGCTCAAGCACGCCATCCGCAAGGCCGGCGAGAAGCCCCGCTTCACCTACGACTGCCGCAAACCGGCGCTGTACGACATCAACGACATCCGCCGCATGCTGCCCCACCGTCCGCCGTTCCTGCTGGTGGACCGCATCTTCCACCGCGACGCCACCGACGTGGCGGGTATCAAGAACGTGACGATGAACGAACCGTTCTTCGTGGGTCACTTCCCCGAGGAGCCGGTGATGCCGGGCGTGCTGATCGTCGAGGCCATGGCGCAGTGCAGCGGCATTCTGGTGCTGGGCGGCGTCGAGGACCCCGAGAACTACTCGACGTATTTCATGAAGATCGACGGCGTGAAATTCAAGCGCAAGGTCGTGCCGGGCGATACGCTGCAGTTCGAAATCCACCTGCTGGAACCCATCCGCCGCGGAGTCGCCGTGGTCGAGGGCAAGGCGTTCGTCGGCGAGACGCTCGCCTGCGAAGCCGTGATGATGGCGCAGGTAGTCAAAAACAAAAAGTAAGACATGATAAGCAACCTTGCCTACATCCACCCCGACGCGAAGATCGGGGCCAATGCCACGGTGGAACCGTTCGCCTATATCGCCGGCGACGTCGTAATCGGCGACGACTGCTGGATCGGCCCCGGGGCCGTCATCCACGACGGCGCGCGCATCGGCAACCGCTGCCGGGTCCACACCGCCGCATCGGTCTCGTGCCTGCCGCAGGACCTGAAATTCGCCGGTGAGATCACGACCTGCGAGATCGGCGACGACAACGACATCCGCGAGTATGTGACGATCAGCCGCGGCACCGCGTCGACGGGCACCACACGCATCGGTTCGAACAACCTGCTGATGGCCTACACGCACGTCGGGCACGACTGCATCATCGGCAGCAACTGCGTGATCGCCAACCGTGTATCGCTGGCGGGCGAGGTTCACGTCGGCGACTGGGTGGTGATCGGAGGCCATGCCGCCGTGCACCAGTGGACCCACATCGGGGCCCACGCGATGGTTCAGGGCGGGGCGCTGCTGGGGCAGGACCTTCCGCCCTACGTCATCGTGCGCAACGACACGCTGCGCTTCGCGGGCATCAACAAGATCGGGCTTTCGCGCCGCGGCTTCACGCCCGAGCGCATCGCCGAAATCCACGACGCCTGCCGCATCCTCTTCCAGAGCGGCCTGAACTACCTGAACGGCTGCGACGAGGTCGAGAAACAGGTTCCGCAGAGCCCCGAGCGCGACGCGCTGATCGAATTCATCCGCTCGTCGAAGCGCGGGATCATCAAGCCCTACGAATCCAAATCGAAAGAGGAGTAAATTTTGCCTTTAAATATTGGTATATCGATTTTTTTCACTATATTTGCGGTGTCGAAAGACAGACGCAGGAGGTAAGGGGACGGTCAGTCCCCTTATTTTATACTTATGCATGAGCAATTCAGCGATATGACGGATACAAAAAAAATAATCGAAACGGCCCGGCGGCATCTGGAAGGCACGGATTTGTTCGTGGTGGAGTGCACCGCAACGCCGGGCAACGACATCGAACTGACGATCGACAGCGACACGTCGGTGGGCATCGACGCCTGCGCGGAGCTGAGCCGCGCCGTGGAGGCGGAACTCGACCGGGAGGAGGAGGATTTTTCGCTGACGGTCATGTCGGCCGGCATCGGTTCTGAGCTGCGCAGCCTGCGTCAGTACCGCAAGCTCATCGGCCAATCGGTGGAGGTGCTGCTCACGAGCGGCATCAAGATTCTAGCCAAGCTGGACGCGGTGTCGGAGAACGACATCACCCTCTCCTACGAGGAGAAGCAGGCCGTCGAGGGCAAAAAGAAGA
Coding sequences within it:
- a CDS encoding bifunctional UDP-3-O-[3-hydroxymyristoyl] N-acetylglucosamine deacetylase/3-hydroxyacyl-ACP dehydratase, with product MSTKQQTLKAPISFSGKGLHSGVKVTMTVNPADPGTGIVFRRTDIEGQPIIPALCDHVVDTSRGTTIEAGGHRVSTIEHIMSALWTLGVDNAIIDIDAPETPILDGSAREYARAVAETGLVDQDAERTFYHVTEKMVYTIPEKGVAIILYPDDEFSVSVHVDYNSKVIGNQYATFNPGDDFAGKIAPCRTFVFLHELEPLMKMNLIKGGDLDNAIVVVENPVPDDQLEHLKKIFDKPDIEIKAGYLNNLELRCNNELARHKLLDLLGDFALLGVRIKGRVWATRPGHFANTEFMKQLKHAIRKAGEKPRFTYDCRKPALYDINDIRRMLPHRPPFLLVDRIFHRDATDVAGIKNVTMNEPFFVGHFPEEPVMPGVLIVEAMAQCSGILVLGGVEDPENYSTYFMKIDGVKFKRKVVPGDTLQFEIHLLEPIRRGVAVVEGKAFVGETLACEAVMMAQVVKNKK
- the lpxA gene encoding acyl-ACP--UDP-N-acetylglucosamine O-acyltransferase; translation: MISNLAYIHPDAKIGANATVEPFAYIAGDVVIGDDCWIGPGAVIHDGARIGNRCRVHTAASVSCLPQDLKFAGEITTCEIGDDNDIREYVTISRGTASTGTTRIGSNNLLMAYTHVGHDCIIGSNCVIANRVSLAGEVHVGDWVVIGGHAAVHQWTHIGAHAMVQGGALLGQDLPPYVIVRNDTLRFAGINKIGLSRRGFTPERIAEIHDACRILFQSGLNYLNGCDEVEKQVPQSPERDALIEFIRSSKRGIIKPYESKSKEE
- the rimP gene encoding ribosome assembly cofactor RimP → MTDTKKIIETARRHLEGTDLFVVECTATPGNDIELTIDSDTSVGIDACAELSRAVEAELDREEEDFSLTVMSAGIGSELRSLRQYRKLIGQSVEVLLTSGIKILAKLDAVSENDITLSYEEKQAVEGKKKKQLVTVTRTYPFAEIKSTKEWLDFK